A segment of the Leptospiraceae bacterium genome:
CATTTTTAGACTCCTATCGTTTTTATATTCAAGCCGATTTACAAGTGACTCGCAATTTTGGTATGGAACTTGAACTAGATTCTCGTGTCACACAACCATGGAGATTTACTAGCGAAATGGGACAAAATGCAATTTTTCGAAACGGAACGGATCAGGCTACTGTTGATAATTCGTATCAGCAGTATACTAGTCCAAATACATCTTTTCAGCAAACTACAATTCAAAGAGATTTGGCAAATGGTTTAGGACTTAATGGCGCGGCTGCTAGGCAGACTACAGCATTTAACGTTAACCGCTTTATTTTAGTTGGAAAATACAATATTCACAATTTCGAATATAGATTGGGATATTCTATGGATTTAAGAGCTATCTCCGGTGGGACTTCTTTAGATAGTCTTGTTACTTTTTATGATCAATCTGTTTTTTTCTCGGTTAACTTGTTAAATATAAATCTTGGATCAGAAGAATCGTCTTCTTCACAAACTCGAGCAAGACTTTACAGATTCAGAAAACGTCCATTGGATAAGGGAGTTGGTGGTTATTCAGGTGTATCCGCGGAGGTACCTTAATGCTTAAAGAAAGAAATCAAACTTTTAAATTGATGTTCATTGGACTTGATCTATCGATTTCTTTTATAGGATTTTGGCTTGCATTTACTTTACGTTATATCTTAGATTCAAGTTTTTATTTCAACTGGGTTAATTACATTCTACTTTCAGTTGTTCTTTCTGTTACGCAAGTATTAGCATTTATTTCAATAGACCTTTACCATCCAAGAAGAGGCCTTGCTTTTTACGATGAATTAGCAGTCATCTCATCTGGTGTAGTTTTAAATTTACTTTTTATACTTTCTCTACTTTTCTTTTTTAGGGGAGAAGTAAGAGGAGAAAGTTTTTCTAGACTATTTGTTGGGTATTATGTGGTGATAAGTATTTTTTTGACAGCAATGGTCCATTACTTTTTTCGTTTGTTTTTGATGAAACTGAGAGAGAAAGGATATAATCTTAGAAAAGTAATAATTATAGGAACTGGCAAAACTGCAGAGAGAATAACAGAAGTTATCCTGAAACATAAAATTTACGGTTATAATATTGCAGGTTATATCAAAAGTCTATCAAGGACCCATGTAAAAGAAGATTTTCCCATTTTAGGAAATTTGAAAGATATTGAAAAAATTTTAGAAATTCAAAAGCCTGATATATTAATTTATGCGAAGGAGTTTGCCGACGGGGAAAATCTTCGCGAGATAATTGATTTATGCGATCATGAAAACATTGAATTAAAAATCATTCCTGAGTTCATTGAATTTATAGCCGCGAAGGGAAGAGTAGAGGGAATGGACGGAGTTCCAATTATTTCTATTCGAGATATTCCTATTCGGATGGGTTACAATCGATTTATAAAACGTTCATTTGATTTTTTATTTGCTCTCAGTTTTATTTTAGTATTTTTGCCATTTTATATAATAATTGCAATTCTTGTCAAACTTACTTCAGAGGGAGGAAT
Coding sequences within it:
- a CDS encoding undecaprenyl-phosphate glucose phosphotransferase, with translation MLKERNQTFKLMFIGLDLSISFIGFWLAFTLRYILDSSFYFNWVNYILLSVVLSVTQVLAFISIDLYHPRRGLAFYDELAVISSGVVLNLLFILSLLFFFRGEVRGESFSRLFVGYYVVISIFLTAMVHYFFRLFLMKLREKGYNLRKVIIIGTGKTAERITEVILKHKIYGYNIAGYIKSLSRTHVKEDFPILGNLKDIEKILEIQKPDILIYAKEFADGENLREIIDLCDHENIELKIIPEFIEFIAAKGRVEGMDGVPIISIRDIPIRMGYNRFIKRSFDFLFALSFILVFLPFYIIIAILVKLTSEGGIFIRQERVGLDNKSFKMLKFRTMYMQAKSDSDTIWTTKNDPRVTPIGSILRKLSIDEIPQFFNVLMGDMSVVGPRPERPFYVEKFKNEHHQYMRRHAVKAGITGWAQVNGLRGDTSIEKRIEADIFYIENWSIFFDVKIILLTPFTGLINKNAY